AATTGCATCCTACACTGACTCCAGTCATACAGCTCACTGTGAGTACATTTGTCCTACACGCTCTCACCcagagaagaaaacaagatGCTACTCACTTTTGCTCTTGAGGAGCTGGTCAAAGGACTCCCTCCATTCCAGCACCTCTTGGGAGGAGTTTCtggaaaagataaaaaggaTGTGAGGCTCTCTGTCCAGCGGTGAGGGACGGGAGCACTTCAGCTGGGAGACAGCAGCATTCAGCAGGAAACCAAAGCTAGGGACCAACATCCATTACCTGTGGGctctctttcctctctcctcccttTCTTTCACCTTCCCTGATGGCTCACCCGACCTCATCTCCATGCTGTTGGCCAGGAGGTTCTCTAGGGGATGCTCAGAAAAGCCCTTTTCTGCCGACACAAGTCCAGCAGGTTCTTTAGGGGATGCTCAAAGAGCCCTGTTCTGCCGATGAAAGTCCTGCAGGTTCTCTAGGGGCTGCTCAGAAAAGCCCTTTTCTGCTGACACGAGTCCAGCAGGTTCTTTAGGAGATGCTCAGAAGAGCCTTTTTCTGCTGGCCCAGCAGAGTCTCCTCTGCAGGAAAACCCCCTGCCCTCAGCACTGATATTCAGTGTTCTGTGTTTAATGCCGCCTGCATTCCCCGGGGATCCCAGCGCTGGTGTGAGGCACCAGGAAGGGCAGGAGCCCTGCGGGATCCCTGCCTCTCACCCGGgccctgctctctgtgcctAATGCCACAGCATCCGTTCCCTGCCGGGTTTTATAGCCGCTGGAGCAGGGGAGTGATCCGCCTTCCCGGCCCGCCTGGGTGGGACTACACGGAGGgggagctgtgctctgtgctctgtgctgcagatggGCAGGAGCATCCCTCGGGAatggcacagagctgtgcttggcTTACCTGCGCCTGgagcccagctgcagcttgCTGGAGCTCCCACTCCTGTGTCCCAGCTCGGGTTTGTGAAGCAGGATGCCCAAGCGGCTCTTCAGATCCTTGGCTctggaaaggagggagggaggggtcCGATGGGATCTTTGGACCATCAGTCGGCTGCCCCCACCCCTGCAGGGGTTGCACCCCTGCTTCGCCCCCGGCTTCAGCCACTTCTTGGCTCTCTGGTGTGTGAAATAAACGCTCCCCCCTTGCTTTTCCTGCTCCCTGGCAACCGTGCATTAAGCCTGGGGGACCGTTTTCTCCTGTTCGCTTCCCAGGCAGAGACACATGGAATATAAAGCCGGATCTTTCCTCTGGGGCAGGTAAAAGCTGCTGGAGTGCTGGAGACCCCCCGAGCTCCCGGAGAGATCCTGGTTCCTTTCCCCACCCCACTCTACCAGCATCACTCCGCTGCTCCTAAATCGCTGGAAAAACACAGCGATGTCCTTCCTCTAGGCACAGCGGGAGCattcccctgctgctgctcccctgctctgatttttggggtgcccctggGTTCCCAGGAGCCTGTCAGCAGGTCGTGGGCAGGCCAGAGCCATCCACCTACCCCATGGCTTTGGGAGGCAGCACTGATGCTCCTGAGCCAGAGGCTGggatgctgctgtgccagaggcTGGGATGCTCCCGTGCCAGAGGCTGGGATGCTCCCGTGCCAGAGGCTGGGATGCTCCCGTGCCAGAGGCTGggatgctgctgtgccagaggctgggatgctcctgtACCAGAGGCTGGGATGCTCCCGTGCCAGAGGctgggatgctcctgcctgTCCCCGCGACGAAAGCACGGAGGAGGCACCTCCCTGCAGAGAGGTGtcggcagcagcagggcaggagaagcgGCTCTtgcctgtccccagggtggccCCGAGGTGCTGTGGCCCAGCTGCTATTTGCGTGCCCGCGGCTCGCTCGGGCGTCCCCAGGCGCCCATACAAAAAAATCAGGGTTTAAATGTCAAGCCGGCAGCGTGGGGGCTTGGCAGGAGGAGCAACATGTCACTGAACAGTTCGGCGGTGTTGACAAAAATActcctgctgctgtcagctcGGAGCAAGTTGGCAGAGCCCTGGTGTGTTTGTACAGCCCTGGCCatcctcctctctctctccctgcgcTGGTTTCACCTCCGTGCTCCCCTCTGGGGGAGCAGAAGGGATTCAGCCGCAAGGAATCACTTGGTGCATCCCGGTTTCTACCCTACCATCACATCGGCGGCGGCAGAGGCTGGTCCAGGTGCGACCCCTCTGCCTCCCAAAGCGCCTTACCTTTCCAGGCAAGTGATGGGCAGCGCGGCTAAGCCCCGGCACATGCTGAGAGCTGGGCACCCAGGCATCCAGCAACTCATCGGCTCCTcccgggggctgcagcagggggaTGCGGGCACCACCTGCCCCGCGGTCCCGGGCTGGCGGCTGCGACAGCGGAGCGGAGCCGCGCTTTATATGGGccgggagaggggagggggaccCAGCATCACCGCAGCCTCCAGCCAACCAAAAGCTGCTCAGGCAGCGCCCCTGAAGAGGAGAGCTTAGGTAAGTTTGTGTGTGCTGCTAAgggagggaggagtgggaggCCCAGGCTCGTCCTTGAGCATCACAGTCATCGCCGCTTCCTCGGGAACAGGAAAAAACAGGCTCGTTTTCCAGCGACGTGTGGAGCCTGCTGATGAAGCGCCGGCGggtgggagagcagggacaggacagacgCTGCAGCCCTCGCAGAGAGCCGTCAgctccatcctgctgctccACCCCGCtgccccagggcttccagagctgTGCCCCAGTGGTTAAAGCAGGGGGTGGCAGCCCCCAGCAGGGTCAGGAGGGTTTGGGCTTCCTGGGGGATGCAGATGGAGCAGCAGGGTTTAATGTTTCCACTTCTCTTTAATGGCACTGCCAGTTCACAGCTGGAAtgtatatgtataatatataatatataatatataatatataatatataatatataatatataatatataatatataatatataatatataatatataatatataatatataatattagaGATTATATAGTAGATGATATATAACATATGATATAGCACATAGCATATATCATATATAGCATATAGCATATAGCATATAATATATGTAATGTGCTGGCTGAAGTTGCACTTCATCACAAATTCcctgctgggtgtgtggtgAGAGGAGAGAAGGGATGCACATCAAAGGAGCCAAAACCTGAGAAAGCATCTGATAATGGAGGATCCTGATGAGACCTGGAAGTTGAAAGGGGATTAAAAGCCAGGGAGAGGTTGGAAACTGGAGGGGAAGAACTGAGccagcaaaagagaaaaatgaagataAAGGGTTAAAGCAGTGCatagcagcaaagcccagggtCTGGGGCTACAAGAAGAGGTCCATGAGAACCAGCAGGCCCCGTGGTGAGGTCAGGCTCACACAggatcccagagctgccctccctgcaattccccagctcagcagcagtaGGGGAGGGAGTGACCTTAAAACCCCCCTGCTCATGGCCAGCCAAGCACAAGGCCACAGCTGCCACTTCCACTCCTCatcctctcccttcctccctgctATTCCCAGCTCAGACGTTTTTCCAGAGCTCAGGTTGTCTCCTCCCATTGCTGCCTGCATTCATCACCCACAGCacattgccagagcagctttcCCTTTGCCAGAGCAGCTTTCCCTTTGCCAGAGCAGCTTTCCCAGGAGAGATGAACTGTGCCAGGAGAATGGCAGCACGAAGCCATCTGGGCCCTGGGCAAGGGGGAAAGGCTCCTCTCAAGCTGCCTTTGGGAGCAGGAGCATGAGGATACCTGGATGGGAGACCTCAGGAGGAGCATGAGACCCCTCAGCCCCACTGAGCAGTAAAGGAGAGTCCTGTCTGTCTCTCATCACTTACAGGAAGGCACAGAATGGTCTTGCTCATGGACAGACAGGAAGGATGCATCACATCAGGACTAATGACTGAACACACACTTTTAGCTCTTCATGTAAGAGCAGCCTCTCTCCTGATGGCTCTGGGGATTTTCACTCAAATAATCAAGTTAATCTTGGTTAGCAGATACTCAGCTACAGATAAATGGCTGGAGCTACACCAAGCTTTTATTCATGTCTTCTCTGTGCCTTAAAACCAAGATTTGAGCTGTGATGCTTGCTGTGATTCCAGGGAAGAAATGGAAGAGTAAAGGAGAGAGGGCTGGAAGGTTACCTTTGCCTGTACAGCTGCTGGGAATGTCTGTGCACAGCCACAGGATGTGCTTGGCAGCAGTTTTGGAAGTGTCACCCCAACCTGGAGCTCCACCCCAGTTCAGCAccacactgggagcactggtgtcccagcagcagtggcacaTGGGGATGGGCACAGGCTCCTGGCACCTACACTCAGCTCTTCCACAGAGCCACTCAATGCTCAGGGTTGGAAAGGAGAGCTGGATATCATGCCAAAGCAGTTTGGCACTCacctcccagctgcagcaggtgacCAGAGGGTTTAGGGTGGCAATGCCCCTTCTCCCCATCCCCTACATCTCCATGTCCTCCCTGGTTTTTCCATATAAATGCTGTGGGAATGTTCACCTCTATCCCTTTCCCCTGtagagctgcagcccatcctCCCAGCTGCAGATCTGCAGAGTCACAGGATGCTCTGGTAGCTCTGCCTGGTGTTTGTGGCATGGTCTGAGCAGGTCACAGGATGCTCTGGTAGCTCTGCCTGGTGTTTAGGGAATGGTCTGAGCAGGCCATGCCGAGAGGAAAAGCTCCTGGAGGGTGGACACGTGTTCCAGGCACACGGGACAGATGATTTCTGGCTGCAACTCCCcggagcctggcacagccactgtgCTGGCAACCACGTGCTGCTCACAGCAAATGTAACTATGGCAAACACACAGCTGGCATGGCAGCAACTGCAACTGGTGagcagcctgggggatgtgAGCCAGAGCAGAGAAACTCTGCACATCTCTGCCTTGAGATTACAGCCTGCTGAGCCCCTCTCTTAGCTCCAGGCCTGtttccctgctgcctttccccagaGAAATAAAGTGCATTGGACAAGCGTGTGTGTGTGAGGTTTTACCTTGTCCCCTGTGGCAGCTTttggagctctgggctcaggtGAGGCCAAGGTGACAGTGAAGCTGCCCATGGTGAGAAAGAGAGCCcttagggaagggaaggggtcGGTTAAAGGTGTTTCTTTTTGGGCACCACAAGAGGCACAAaggtgtttgctgctgcagagctggctctggggTTCAGGGCTGTCGGAGCTCAGTGCATCCCTccgggtgtccagagttgccaaagaccctgccagggggctgggagaccctggcatgctgcccagaacacctggggatttgattttgacccttggagcaagttaccagttttgtatgaggacctgaaagtcacagaggtttgaatagtgtaataacaaaatgatcacagggtgaaaatgtagattttaggatttttggtatgggggttatggggacaagatggaggaatctgggcgtgtccagtctttctcctccttcttcttgttctccattttctgctgtgatatTGGCACTTTGGgtttggtttagagtagaagtgcactgtctaacataggtgataggtattgggaattaagtgtaaatatgttatacgtagtttgcagtataaaaggacaacacagagtgcctgtggctgccctgctgagcagatctcagctgggcagaaagaaaattttacagataagaattaataaacaacctcaagactgaaaagtgaagagtccagactcgttcttcagcTGCTTGGGctgaagcagagacatcctgcacatctcagggcagCAATTATCAACAGCACCCCAAGACTGGGCAGTGCCAGATCCACGTGtgcagctctgagccctggaCTGGGAGCAGGATTGGGCTGTTCCAGCAAAATCCCCCTCACCAAGGCTgggacagcccctgtgcccactGTGCCACAGCCACCAGCTGACCCCTGtgctccctggagcagcttttctGCCTCTCCCGAGccatggggctgctccaggatggGCATGGGCTGCTCTAGGTGAGATATTTCATATTGcacagcccttcccagggtTATGCAACAGCCTCTGAGCCCGTGTGTGTACTCAGATGTCTTCATGCTGCTCTGTATCTAATTGAATTACGTGCTTCCTGTCTCATTTAGCTTAGCAGCCTCCCGCGGCTCCGGCCCCGTGCCCTCCATTATCAGCCCTTGTTTTGGAATACAAAAAACTCTTCTCTGTCGCAAcgcctggggccaggctgccttcccagagccctgccagcaTCAATCCACCTCCCAGCCATAGGGTCGGATTTCATCTGCACCAGGAAGGTCTAGGTTGGGCTGAGAAGGCATCCACAGGCAGCATTTTGGGAGGTACAGCCACCCccagcagcaaaacacaaacACCCCATCAGCCTCAGGGATTGGTGTTTCTGGGTTATTTGCAAAATGCCAGCAACTTtggaaaacacaaaaaccaaAGGTTTCAGCTCCAGAAATGGGGTGGGAAATGGCAAAACAAGGGTTTGGTGACAGGGCTGGGAAGTTGGCTGGGCTGAGAAGGCGCCCACAGCCACCCTTTGGCAAAATTTGGGAGGTACAGCCCCAGCAGCAAAATACACACTCCATCAGCCCCAGTGATTCCTGCTGGCGTTTCTGGGTTAGTGTTTGCAAAATGCCAGCAACTTTGGAAAACACTAAATCAAAATTTTCATCCCCAAACTACAGAAATGGTGTGGGGAATTGGGAAAACAAGGGTTtggtgacagggctgggaggtTGGCTGGGCTGAGAAGACACCCACAGCCAGCCTTTGGCAAAATTTGAGGGGGTACAACCACTGGCTGGCTTCATCCtcagcagcaaaacacaaacATCCCATCAGCCCCAGGGATTGGTGTTTCTGGGTTATTTGCAAAATGCCAGCAATTTTGAAAAACATAAAACTAAAGTTTTCAGCCTCAGAAATGGGGTGAGGAATGGGAAAACAAGGGTTTGGTGACAGGGTGCCAAGTGCCCTGTGTATGTGCCCCAGTGCACAGCCAAGCTCTGAGGAGAGCTTCTGGCAGgggtatttttgtggttttgttctgTTCAAGTGGAATAAGGGGAAgatgcagaaagatttttggaaggggaggcagggagaaggaaaaggggaagagccaggctgagctgtgctgtttTGGGGTCTCACTGCAGGCACGCTCCCCAAGGAATCTGTCTCcagtttctcctttcttctttgGCCATCTCTTCTCAGGGATGGCCAAACCTGGAGGCACTCCTGCCATGAAATCAGGGAGGTGCTGACTGCAAAGGAGCAGAAATGGGATGTTTAAAGGCCTTGCTCATGTTGCATAGCCCCTTCCTCCACCTGCAAGCTGTTGATGagctctggatgtgtttaaggAGGGAAGTAAGCCAaggagatggggatgggatggagttTGGAGATGGGCTTGGCTTAGACCTGATAATCTTAGAGATCTTTCCCAACCTGAGAAATTCTCTGATGgtgccagggaggagcagggaagctGCCAAGGCTGAGACAGCAGCCAAGAATTTGCAAGTGGCCCCTGAGTAGCCACattgcagctggggctgggccatgggcacagcttgtgggacagggacagtcagGGGTGGCTGTGAGACACCTTGTCCATGTGGCTGCAGGTGAGCCTGGCTCCACCTGGGGCTGCCGAGCCCATCCAGGATATCCCAGCTGCCCATGAAGGATCCCTCACCCTCACCCACGGGGAGTTTGATGGATTCCCAACACTCCACATTCACATGAGGCACGGGAGGAAATAGCTGCTCTGGATATTTGCAGCAGTGCAGAAAGAGATtattgaaataataataataataataaaaaagaataattagAATTACAAATGAGGTTTTCAAGGGGCAGCTGTTACCCACTCTGCCCACGTGCTTGCACAGCTGCACAAGGAGAGGTAGCTGACAGCAGGTACTTTTAATCTTCTCTTTCCGTTCCTAGCACCTGCTTTTTAAAGCCACTGAACagccagcaaaaaaaaaagctaaaagatGATGGCTAAATATATCCTAACTAAGAGGAGAGACAGAGCAGCACTAATGGCAGATCCCTCCTTGGATGCATTCAGATGGGTTTGGCTCGGCGACAGGCTgagggaagaagcagcagatgaaaaggaaaaacagcagaagaaaagaTTTAGGGGCAAAAATAAAAGGGGGATAGAAAGAAGCCAGAGGGACTGATATATTACACTAGACCCATTTCCAGAGGAAAATTTAATGTTTGGCTTTCAATGCAACACAtgtgtgtgcagagcacagagcaaaCACTCACCTTtcacagggagagagaggggcaCCAGGCAGGGTGGGAGCCCTcggtgtgcccaggagcagctgagatcCAGGTcactgctcttcctgctgccaGACCTGCTCAGGAGGTGCTCAGCCCTTCCTCACTGAAGCCGCACATGGTTCCTGCAGTAAATCTCTGTCCTGGGTTGTAAGATATGGCTTGGGGCTGTGTATTCTCATCTGTCAGAGGTGGGGCACTTCTCTGCTGttcattgggcagttttctttatctctgccacaaccaatcctccctccaggagatctcttctGTCCATGGtccattaattattaattatcttcTGTTCATGGCCAGTGAGTGTCCCGGCATGGCTGATccaattccatcatcccatggggagatgctccgcccaggggaggagccaagcattcctacctggatacaatctgagctttgggacctcacagcagcctttgcccactgcattgccagaggagcagctttctgctgccctgcatggccagagggagcccaggcccatctgcagcagccctggagctgcagaggaaaactccccccttgtgcaggatccctgctgcagcagagtcacagctggcactgcaggagggctgagcccccatgggatggggctgggacaccccctgacacacaggggagcagctcctgctctgactctggcagtggtttgttttcttgttttaatttttttttattattgcatttgtatttttatttttcctgataaataactgttattcctattctcaTATCTTTGcttgagagccccttaatttcaaaattctaacaattcagagggaaggggtttacattttccatttcaggggagcctcctgccttccttagcagacacctggcttttcaAACCAACCCAATCTCTCACCATGCAATTTCCCACTAAGACCTAACCTCACCTCAAGTGCCCGGCATCCTGCCCCTGCTAAtgcctccccttccccttcccccccaaTACCCAGAAttgccctcagctgctgcctgatCCTTCCCCAGGCTCCTCCAGACTCCCCAAACTGCTCCATGACTGGCTGGTGACTCTCCCCCTACTCCTGCTCATCCCTCCCTGGTTTATCCCACCAGGATGGAGCAAGCTGAGGGTCAAGTGTGAGCTgcctgctggagctcagagtgGCTTTTTTATGGTATGGAGAAAGCTCTTCATTTGCTGTTTGCTCTTTGTGACCTCATCaagctccatccatccatccatccatccatccatccatccatccatccatccatccatccatccatccacactgctccctttcccaggagCTTGTGTGtcccccactgctgctcctggtgcagggagcaggctcagcactcgttCCCACCTCTGGCCATGATagttttgggatttgggacagGGAGTCCATcacttggcagcagcagggaggtgtACTCAGAGAAGGACAGCAATGTGCTGCTGGAAGGCTCCTGGGATTTTCCTTCCTTGCAGGTCCTACTGACTCTTTTCAGACTCATTTCCCCAACCTGGACCTCTGGGGAGCCTGGTTCTAAATTGTTTCTActgaggcatccacagcttgGAGCCAACCCATCCTCACTCTGCTGCCCCATCCAGCATGTCTGCACCAGCttcttccctcctcttcctcctcagcaATTTGGCTGGGATTCACCCCTCCATCCCCAGGACTGCAGCTTTTCAGACACTCAGGCAGAGAGCAAATAGTCTCAGGTTGTTTATTACATCCTCGGGGTGTCTATACAGCAGGGGTGTAACACTGCACAGCGTGGTGACACGGCTTGGCGGGGATTTGTGGCGTGGCTGAGGAGCTTCTCCAGCCtcccagggagcaaggggagcCTAGCAAACAAGCAGCTAATGCAGGGGGACCCGGGGAGCTGAGCCCATGCCTCTCCTTGAGCAGGAAGGGGTCAGACTGAACAGCCTGCCTGGCCTGCCCCAacaccagcagcactgcaggggtggcagctgcagcagcaggatctcctgaaaataaaagcattgcccagggaagcaCTTTTGAGCTGTTCTTTCTGCCTGGTGGCTCACTTCTGAGTTCACTGAGTGCAGCAGAGCCATCCTCACTCTCTTCTGAGCCACCCACAAGCTGATTTGCAGAGGAACCAGGTATCTTTGTTATTTTAAGCAGCCTTGCTGGGCGTGGAGATTGTAGTCAGGTCCTCAAGGGGACACTGCTGTCCCACCAAGGTGGAGGTGCCAAGGAGCTTAAGGACAAATCTGAGCTCTGATTTGGGCAACCCACAGAGGAGTTGGGGGAGAGGTTATAAGGAGATGACATCTTCAGTGGTGGCTCCTAAGGAAGGGGGATCTACCCCAGGGTGTGCTCATACCCTGCTCTCTTCATTGCCAGGAGTTCCTACAGAGGTCTGCAGGAGTAAACACAGCAGAAGgtgcctccttcccctccctgcttttcagctggtggctgcaggcactgATAGAGCAATATGAAGACATTTCTCTCAGGATAAAGCTGTTACCCACACTGGAAATGCAAAGCTGAGCAGCTCCTCATCCATCATGCTTTAGAGCCAGCCTGGGGCATGCAGCACGTGAGGCAAACcgggagctgtggggctgcttcAGACAAACAATTCACA
The genomic region above belongs to Zonotrichia albicollis isolate bZonAlb1 chromosome 8, bZonAlb1.hap1, whole genome shotgun sequence and contains:
- the RGS16 gene encoding regulator of G-protein signaling 16 isoform X2, which encodes MSCWMPGCPALSMCRGLAALPITCLERAKDLKSRLGILLHKPELGHRSGSSSKLQLGSRRRGDSAGPAEKGSSEHLLKNLLDSCHMEMRSGEPSGKVKEREERGKRAHRNSSQEVLEWRESFDQLLKSKSGVNAFHTFLKTEFSEENLDFWLACEDFKKTRSKTKLASKANRIFEEFVQNEAPREVNIDHETREITRKNLSGATSACFNEAQAKTRTLMEKDSYPRFLKSASYQDMSRQAASRGTSKRSHT